In Candidatus Vicinibacter proximus, the following are encoded in one genomic region:
- a CDS encoding T9SS type A sorting domain-containing protein → MTSSNSYEEQSRYIPLFNCNEEEFGGQQQGLKQFIPSYIYPNPTNGMVLIESINNTDLIQSVRISDLYGRHQSYITHFRKQGTVSVDFSGFSSGIYIVELLDIKGKTLSTQHLIIHK, encoded by the coding sequence TTGACTAGTTCAAATTCTTATGAAGAACAAAGTAGGTACATTCCATTATTCAATTGCAACGAAGAAGAATTTGGAGGACAACAGCAAGGGCTTAAGCAATTCATTCCTTCATACATATATCCAAATCCAACCAATGGCATGGTTTTGATTGAAAGTATTAATAACACTGATCTTATCCAATCAGTTAGGATCTCAGATCTTTATGGAAGGCATCAGAGTTACATAACTCATTTCAGAAAACAAGGCACTGTCAGTGTTGATTTTTCTGGCTTTTCTTCAGGAATATATATCGTCGAATTGCTAGATATTAAAGGGAAAACACTTTCCACTCAACACCTCATCATTCATAAATAA
- a CDS encoding T9SS type A sorting domain-containing protein → MKKIWIYYILIISGLPFVLDAQKFDWVKHILKTDALIQVVNSDADSEDNLICLAYFFSDPPIYPNVDLCSKYFNPANNEFPVGSMMYKLDKNGNCVWTHQLSTAEGATDGISSLEIDQEDNWYFVSSFSGIIELSPGIFIDSGSPQHTQIVVSKYNKDGKLFWYKILKVRDPTKAAPYTGIHTDRFGNIFLLVDHSFEPLIYNEVPILYNNINLKYNSTIIKLDKNGELVWTKPMQSPNGGVKLYNIKSDYEGNVVAVGNITGKFFQVDQKTYYNTNQSSNSFADAFVFKLSSNGEVLWLKGYGVSHTQDYLGGLEIDRMKNIYLCGVSMNIGPYNILDSLFNIPNLNEPSYIAMLDSNGNRKWIKAFDIGIANNFGNFSGMTKENKLITTWSLTKDSFVIDDLVIYRKGKGAINQYDMVYLITNLSGKIENVYCWGGNDFDRILDVSIQSDLGVIISGQFSSDTLSLGEHSLYKFINKPTCNPTADGFIARISPDGMVGSKDQRNQARSLIYIHPNPARDLIQIRFDDDLSADGIVEILTTTGTVMKSLIISEGSTSAIVDMHEWPAGVYFVRYRDIEGRSSVERVVVE, encoded by the coding sequence ATGAAAAAAATTTGGATCTATTATATCCTAATTATATCGGGTTTGCCTTTTGTATTAGATGCACAGAAATTTGATTGGGTTAAACATATTTTAAAGACTGATGCCCTAATACAAGTGGTTAATTCCGATGCAGATTCAGAGGATAATTTAATTTGTTTGGCCTACTTTTTCTCAGATCCACCAATTTATCCCAATGTAGACTTATGTTCAAAATACTTTAATCCAGCAAACAATGAATTTCCGGTTGGCAGCATGATGTATAAACTAGACAAAAATGGAAATTGTGTGTGGACTCATCAATTATCAACTGCAGAAGGTGCCACAGATGGAATTTCAAGTCTCGAAATAGATCAAGAAGATAATTGGTATTTTGTATCATCGTTTAGTGGAATAATCGAGCTTTCTCCTGGAATATTTATTGATTCCGGATCTCCTCAACATACCCAAATTGTAGTTTCTAAATATAATAAGGATGGTAAATTGTTTTGGTATAAAATTTTAAAAGTTAGAGATCCTACAAAAGCTGCTCCCTATACAGGTATACATACAGACAGATTTGGAAATATATTTCTTCTAGTGGATCATTCCTTTGAACCGCTTATTTATAATGAAGTCCCTATACTTTATAATAATATAAATTTAAAATATAATTCCACTATTATAAAGTTAGATAAAAATGGTGAACTTGTATGGACAAAACCTATGCAGTCGCCTAATGGAGGAGTTAAATTATACAATATTAAAAGCGACTATGAAGGAAATGTTGTGGCAGTAGGAAATATTACTGGAAAATTCTTTCAAGTTGATCAAAAAACTTATTATAATACTAATCAGAGCTCTAATTCATTTGCAGATGCTTTTGTTTTCAAATTATCAAGTAACGGTGAGGTTTTATGGTTAAAGGGATATGGTGTTAGTCATACTCAAGATTATTTAGGGGGATTGGAAATTGATAGAATGAAAAATATATATTTGTGCGGAGTTTCCATGAATATAGGTCCGTATAATATTTTAGACAGCTTGTTTAATATTCCAAATTTAAATGAACCAAGCTATATTGCAATGCTGGACTCAAATGGTAACAGAAAATGGATTAAAGCTTTTGATATTGGCATTGCAAATAATTTTGGAAACTTTAGTGGTATGACAAAAGAAAATAAGTTAATTACTACATGGAGTTTAACCAAGGATTCATTTGTTATAGATGATCTTGTGATATATAGAAAAGGGAAAGGGGCCATTAATCAATATGATATGGTTTACCTAATCACAAATCTATCAGGTAAGATTGAAAATGTATATTGTTGGGGAGGAAATGATTTTGATAGAATACTTGATGTTAGCATTCAATCTGACCTTGGTGTAATTATTTCTGGACAGTTTAGTTCTGATACATTGTCTCTTGGGGAACATTCACTTTACAAATTCATTAATAAACCAACATGCAATCCTACTGCTGATGGATTCATAGCCCGTATCAGTCCTGATGGGATGGTGGGATCTAAAGATCAGAGAAACCAAGCGCGTAGCTTAATTTATATCCACCCTAACCCCGCCAGAGATTTAATACAGATTCGTTTTGATGATGATCTGAGTGCTGATGGCATTGTAGAGATATTGACAACTACTGGCACTGTTATGAAGTCATTAATCATTAGTGAAGGATCTACATCTGCTATTGTTGATATGCACGAATGGCCTGCCGGAGTTTATTTCGTAAGGTATCGAGATATAGAAGGAAGGAGCAGTGTGGAGCGGGTGGTGGTGGAGTAA
- a CDS encoding T9SS type A sorting domain-containing protein — protein sequence MREAFVAKLDLNGKLLWHKIFKLENGKAGDVAVDGLQADQEGNIYLTSSHSLSRLFFEDLPIEYNSNWGGSKTTLFKLSPDGNLLWHKKFEAYFSSFQEIQINSKNQVVLAGSFSGSDLTVDSNVIENRNIAKPEESSDAVLTVLDQNGDVVYLQSIGGEGSDYLMTLEIDIEDNIYVGGTSFLSEEIEILSGRVKRLKANREWNNYLAKIKPNYELEWLFDDQQVFGHFGIYNILLNKNQDLWVSCKLEPDTFYFNNIPYFCSSNSSPDILYLRLDTKGEIRQVFHIHGKGRDYGNYGHWSGGLHSDGGLVISGTFTSDTLYFGNYALPTVARKQIGDQYTSSAFIARISPDGMVGSKDVSKQESSLISIHPNPARDLIQIQFDEELHADGHIEILTNTGTLMMFLHINKGSTSTNVDVRNWPAGVYFIRYRDMEGRSSVERVVVE from the coding sequence GTGAGAGAAGCTTTCGTTGCAAAACTTGATTTGAATGGAAAGCTGCTTTGGCATAAAATTTTTAAATTAGAGAATGGAAAAGCAGGAGATGTAGCAGTGGATGGATTGCAGGCAGATCAGGAAGGAAATATTTATTTGACCTCTTCCCATAGTTTGAGCAGGTTGTTTTTTGAAGATTTACCTATTGAATACAATTCTAATTGGGGAGGTTCAAAAACTACCCTATTTAAGTTAAGCCCTGATGGTAATCTGTTATGGCATAAAAAATTTGAAGCTTACTTTAGCAGTTTTCAAGAGATTCAAATAAATAGTAAGAATCAAGTAGTTTTAGCAGGTTCATTTTCAGGATCAGACCTTACAGTTGATAGTAATGTAATAGAAAACAGGAATATCGCAAAGCCAGAGGAATCTTCAGATGCTGTGTTGACCGTTTTAGACCAGAATGGAGATGTGGTCTATTTACAGTCTATAGGAGGTGAGGGCAGTGATTATTTAATGACTTTAGAGATTGACATTGAGGACAATATATATGTTGGTGGCACAAGTTTTCTAAGTGAAGAGATTGAAATCCTTTCAGGCAGAGTAAAGAGGTTAAAGGCTAATCGTGAATGGAATAATTATTTAGCAAAAATTAAACCTAATTATGAGCTTGAGTGGTTATTTGATGACCAGCAAGTGTTTGGACATTTTGGAATTTATAATATTTTATTGAACAAGAATCAAGACTTATGGGTGAGTTGTAAGCTGGAGCCGGATACGTTTTATTTTAATAACATTCCTTATTTCTGCTCCTCAAATTCTTCTCCTGATATTTTGTACCTGCGTTTGGACACAAAAGGAGAAATTAGACAAGTCTTTCACATACATGGTAAGGGACGCGATTATGGCAACTATGGTCATTGGTCTGGAGGCCTTCATTCTGATGGAGGTCTTGTTATCAGTGGAACATTTACTTCAGATACACTGTATTTCGGAAACTATGCATTACCCACAGTAGCCAGAAAACAAATTGGAGACCAATACACATCATCTGCCTTCATTGCCCGCATCTCTCCGGATGGGATGGTGGGATCTAAGGATGTGAGTAAACAAGAGAGTAGTTTGATTTCTATTCATCCAAACCCAGCACGAGATTTAATTCAGATTCAATTTGATGAGGAGCTGCACGCTGATGGACATATCGAAATACTGACTAATACAGGCACATTGATGATGTTCCTTCACATCAATAAAGGATCTACATCCACTAATGTAGATGTGCGCAACTGGCCTGCGGGAGTTTATTTCATAAGGTATCGTGATATGGAAGGTAGGAGCAGTGTGGAGCGAGTGGTGGTGGAGTAG
- a CDS encoding T9SS type A sorting domain-containing protein, with the protein MVQSKSLSKDLNQLGGLKAFCKGNIQILTSSNSYEEQSRYIPIFNCEEEEFGGQQLGLKQFIPVGIYPNPSTGIVLIDCDINAEIIQNVRISDLYGRHQIHRPILNKHGSIGLDFSSLSSGIYIVELLDVKGKTISTQRLMIHR; encoded by the coding sequence ATGGTTCAATCAAAAAGTTTAAGTAAAGACTTAAATCAATTAGGGGGATTAAAAGCATTTTGTAAAGGCAATATTCAGATTTTGACTAGTTCAAATTCTTATGAAGAACAAAGTAGGTACATTCCAATATTCAATTGTGAAGAAGAAGAATTTGGAGGACAACAGCTTGGACTTAAACAATTTATTCCTGTGGGAATATATCCAAATCCATCTACAGGGATTGTTTTGATTGATTGTGATATAAATGCTGAAATCATTCAAAATGTGAGGATCTCAGATCTATATGGCCGCCATCAGATTCACCGGCCAATATTAAATAAACATGGATCTATAGGTTTAGATTTCTCTTCATTATCTTCCGGAATATATATCGTCGAATTGCTTGATGTAAAAGGAAAAACCATTTCCACTCAACGACTTATGATCCATAGATAA
- a CDS encoding T9SS type A sorting domain-containing protein, whose amino-acid sequence MKNIRVVFLIINSLLSLSTDAQKFGWTNHLLKTDGTMHWIDLEIDKKGNYIGIVEFLTFLPELPGVTMCNKYIPPFDNYGSMIIYLDKKGNCLWTHTLHSDSGAAGGLYISIDKGDNFYLSGSFIGKINLAPGIFLDSGSPQNSYSFIAKYDSKGELVWYKTLKVKDPSKTYTVISGIENDSSENLYLLLDHGQEILFFENQIVQNNHMPLKYFSRILKLDKEGNLIWSKLFESEYGSPQLKNLKSDHNGNIIILGTFIGKSMKVDSQEIINSYQGNLQKYDGFIIKFSCNGDVLWLHSFGGKNTDDYGSGLEIDLQDNIYLTIRPSYSGPFELFDTLITDTLLEMPSCIAKLNSDGIKQWFRVYDFGVSNNNGYVTAIDKKNQLHIAWSLTKDSIKIEEKVLKRINKGQENQYDMIYLIIDTSGRIVSLYSWGGEKDDIIYNIVVLPNGEITISGGFSSDTLTLGEHSLYKFANKPTGNLTSDGFIANISPDVMVGSKDVRKQESNLISIHPNPARDLIQIQFDEELHADGHIEILTTTGTLMMFLHINKGSTSTNVDVRNWPAGIYLVRYRDMEGRSSVERMEVE is encoded by the coding sequence ATGAAAAATATTAGGGTCGTTTTTCTGATAATAAATTCGCTTTTGTCTTTATCTACAGACGCTCAAAAATTTGGTTGGACCAATCATTTGCTTAAGACTGATGGTACAATGCATTGGATTGATTTAGAAATCGATAAAAAGGGAAATTATATTGGTATAGTTGAATTTTTAACTTTCTTACCTGAATTACCAGGAGTGACAATGTGTAATAAATATATACCGCCTTTTGATAATTATGGTAGCATGATTATATATTTAGACAAGAAAGGCAATTGTCTTTGGACTCATACTCTCCATTCTGATAGCGGAGCAGCTGGAGGTTTATATATTTCAATTGACAAGGGTGACAATTTTTATCTTTCAGGTTCTTTTATTGGTAAAATTAATTTGGCACCAGGTATATTTTTAGATTCAGGATCTCCACAAAACTCGTATAGTTTTATTGCAAAGTATGATTCAAAGGGCGAACTCGTTTGGTATAAAACTCTAAAAGTTAAGGACCCAAGTAAAACCTATACAGTGATTTCAGGAATTGAAAATGATTCTAGTGAAAATCTTTATCTTTTGCTTGATCATGGACAGGAAATATTATTTTTTGAAAATCAAATTGTTCAGAATAATCACATGCCATTAAAATATTTTAGTAGAATTCTAAAACTAGATAAGGAAGGAAATTTGATTTGGTCAAAATTATTCGAATCAGAATACGGATCGCCTCAATTAAAGAATTTGAAGAGTGATCATAATGGAAATATAATTATTCTTGGGACGTTCATTGGTAAATCAATGAAAGTTGATAGCCAGGAAATTATCAATTCTTATCAAGGAAATTTACAAAAATATGATGGATTTATAATTAAGTTTTCATGTAATGGTGATGTGCTTTGGCTTCATTCATTCGGAGGTAAGAATACCGATGATTATGGTAGTGGACTTGAGATAGACCTTCAGGATAATATTTATCTTACAATAAGGCCATCTTATTCAGGTCCTTTTGAGTTATTTGACACTTTAATTACAGACACTTTACTTGAAATGCCTTCCTGTATAGCAAAGTTAAATTCAGATGGTATTAAACAATGGTTTCGAGTATATGACTTTGGCGTCTCAAATAATAATGGTTATGTTACTGCAATTGATAAAAAGAATCAATTACATATCGCCTGGAGTTTAACCAAGGATTCAATAAAGATTGAAGAAAAGGTACTCAAGAGAATTAATAAAGGACAGGAAAATCAATATGACATGATTTATCTCATAATAGATACAAGTGGTAGAATTGTTAGCCTTTATAGTTGGGGAGGAGAAAAGGATGATATTATTTATAACATTGTTGTTCTGCCAAATGGAGAGATAACTATATCAGGAGGATTTAGTTCTGATACTTTGACACTTGGAGAACATTCACTTTACAAATTCGCTAATAAACCAACAGGAAATCTTACTTCTGATGGATTTATCGCCAATATCTCACCGGATGTGATGGTGGGATCTAAGGATGTGAGAAAACAAGAGAGTAATTTGATTTCAATTCATCCAAACCCAGCACGAGATTTAATTCAGATTCAATTTGATGAGGAGCTGCACGCTGATGGACATATCGAAATACTGACTACCACAGGCACATTGATGATGTTCCTTCACATCAATAAAGGATCTACATCCACTAATGTAGATGTGCGCAACTGGCCGGCAGGAATTTATCTTGTTAGATATCGCGATATGGAAGGTAGGAGTAGTGTGGAACGAATGGAGGTGGAGTAG
- a CDS encoding T9SS type A sorting domain-containing protein has product MVQSKSLSKDLNQLGGLEAFCKGNIQILTSSNSYDEQSRYISLFNCNEEEFGGQQQGLKQFKTVSGYPNPSDGLFLLKTGFFNDLVESPISFSIYDIYGHEYQLNITQVQDNLYELQADCLFPGLYIIECSKGKERKIIKFKVIR; this is encoded by the coding sequence ATGGTTCAATCAAAAAGTTTAAGTAAAGACTTAAATCAATTAGGGGGATTAGAAGCATTTTGTAAAGGCAATATTCAGATTTTGACTAGTTCAAATTCTTATGATGAACAAAGTAGGTACATTTCATTATTCAATTGCAACGAAGAAGAATTTGGAGGACAACAGCAAGGGCTTAAGCAATTCAAGACTGTTAGTGGTTATCCCAATCCATCAGATGGGTTATTTTTATTAAAAACTGGCTTCTTTAATGATTTGGTAGAAAGTCCTATATCCTTTAGTATTTATGACATTTATGGCCATGAGTATCAGTTGAATATTACACAAGTGCAAGATAATCTTTACGAACTTCAAGCCGATTGTTTATTCCCTGGGTTGTACATTATTGAATGCTCAAAAGGGAAAGAGAGGAAAATTATAAAGTTTAAAGTCATTAGATAA